A stretch of Blautia liquoris DNA encodes these proteins:
- a CDS encoding carbohydrate ABC transporter permease — protein MKRQKKQNLQAFLFVIPALIILGLFVFYPLVKNVIYSFQSFGLSDVEKEWVGLENYRKLFSDKTIPISLKNNLRYAIVSIICQVGLGLVIAAVLEDVAFKKISPFFRSVYFIPTLISMTVVCLLFDFIYNPQMGLLNSFLKNIGLGKFAKIWLGNKKTAMYSVIAVSQWQSLGYIVMLFIVAIQKIPEDLYEAATVDGAGKLKRFFYITVPQVRSMFFVTMILTVVGAFTVFNEPYILTSGGPGTATMVLSLHMYQTGFVKNNMGYASAIAMLIFVITAVLSSVQFFSFGSDEEG, from the coding sequence ATGAAAAGGCAAAAAAAGCAAAATTTACAGGCGTTCCTGTTTGTCATTCCGGCCCTTATAATTCTCGGACTTTTTGTGTTTTACCCGCTGGTGAAAAATGTAATCTATAGTTTTCAGTCTTTTGGATTGTCGGATGTAGAGAAGGAATGGGTAGGACTGGAAAACTATAGAAAGCTTTTTTCAGATAAGACGATTCCCATCAGTTTGAAAAACAATCTTCGGTATGCGATTGTATCAATTATCTGTCAGGTAGGACTGGGACTTGTCATCGCGGCAGTTCTGGAAGATGTAGCATTTAAAAAAATATCACCTTTCTTCAGAAGTGTATATTTTATTCCTACTCTGATTTCGATGACAGTTGTATGCCTGCTTTTTGATTTCATATATAACCCACAGATGGGGTTGTTAAATAGTTTCCTGAAGAATATAGGGCTTGGAAAATTCGCAAAAATATGGCTTGGAAATAAAAAAACAGCGATGTATTCGGTAATTGCTGTGTCACAGTGGCAGAGCCTTGGCTATATCGTAATGTTGTTTATCGTTGCAATTCAGAAGATTCCCGAGGATCTCTATGAGGCTGCTACCGTGGATGGAGCCGGAAAATTGAAACGATTCTTTTATATCACAGTTCCTCAGGTCAGATCAATGTTCTTTGTAACGATGATTCTCACTGTGGTCGGGGCATTTACCGTATTCAACGAACCATACATTTTGACAAGCGGTGGTCCAGGTACGGCGACAATGGTACTATCGCTGCACATGTATCAGACCGGATTTGTCAAAAACAACATGGGCTATGCTTCGGCAATTGCGATGCTTATTTTTGTGATTACTGCGGTATTATCCTCTGTGCAGTTCTTTTCTTTTGGCTCGGACGAGGAGGGATAA
- a CDS encoding carbohydrate ABC transporter permease produces MSRQKTKKKKVYGPGEIIWIVVLVLLAVIILYPLFWIIMSSFKDYAGIYGDVWGMPDVWHFENYSLAWNRGISQYFVNSAIVTVCTIIGVVLVSTFAAFGICQMKGKLGNILFLICMCGLLLSPQVCLLPLFMLLKSMGIKNTLSAMILPYIAFRLPVSIMLIRSFFVGISKEMQEAAIIDGAGLMKIYTNIYLPLSKPIISTVVIMTAYYAWNEFVFATIFVDSSNMRTIPVGLMAFRDGLMTEWGVVLAGMVIACLPIVVLFLFMQKSFVRGMTAGAVKG; encoded by the coding sequence ATGAGCAGACAAAAAACAAAAAAGAAAAAAGTTTATGGACCAGGAGAGATCATCTGGATCGTAGTACTGGTTTTACTGGCAGTCATTATCCTGTATCCCCTTTTCTGGATCATCATGTCATCGTTTAAGGATTATGCAGGCATCTATGGTGATGTATGGGGAATGCCGGATGTGTGGCACTTTGAAAACTATTCTCTTGCCTGGAATCGTGGTATTTCGCAGTATTTTGTCAACAGTGCGATTGTTACCGTGTGCACGATCATCGGAGTTGTTCTGGTGTCAACGTTTGCGGCATTTGGCATCTGTCAGATGAAAGGGAAACTGGGAAATATACTGTTTTTGATTTGCATGTGCGGTTTGCTGCTTTCTCCGCAGGTTTGTCTGCTGCCACTCTTTATGCTGTTGAAGTCGATGGGAATCAAAAATACTTTATCGGCCATGATACTCCCTTACATAGCATTTCGACTTCCCGTGTCTATTATGCTGATCCGATCATTCTTTGTCGGAATATCAAAAGAGATGCAAGAGGCGGCCATCATAGACGGTGCCGGGCTGATGAAGATCTATACGAATATATATCTTCCGCTTTCAAAGCCAATCATCTCAACAGTTGTTATCATGACGGCATATTATGCGTGGAATGAATTTGTTTTTGCAACTATTTTTGTCGACAGTTCGAATATGAGAACTATACCCGTTGGTCTTATGGCATTTCGCGACGGTCTGATGACTGAATGGGGTGTAGTTCTCGCGGGAATGGTAATTGCCTGTCTGCCTATTGTTGTGTTATTCTTGTTTATGCAGAAGAGCTTTGTAAGAGGTATGACAGCCGGAGCAGTGAAGGGGTGA
- a CDS encoding ABC transporter substrate-binding protein yields MKKNKKAIALLLTAVMSLSLPACGNASGDKSSSGDKTVSGKDSKGKVEINFFHRWPNDPKNAMFQGLIKEYMDENPNVTIKMDAILNDQYKEKIRMVVTTDEIPDVFSSWSGTFAQEMINSGNVMELNEIYDDDTQWSSKIAKASVDGFTFDDKIYGIPWSQDGKVFFYNKKIFEETKLETPKTWKEFINVLDELKKSGYETPVVEGLSDSWAVLHYLGTMNQRMVDPKVLEKDYDSKTGEFTDPAYQEVLEKWKQLTSYMGEESVAIDHETARNTKFATGEAPIMYMQLAEIPMLEKSIPEGFEYGFFNFPAFEEGKGDPQALTGAPEGFMISKNAKNPEECVKFLKWLVSKNGGAELTKQSGEISSVDGAVDESSALPSQLEAMEIIKSASTLSPWFDNACDPSVYTVYGQGAQAIVTGDETPQSVMEQVQEAAASLH; encoded by the coding sequence ATGAAGAAGAATAAGAAAGCAATTGCGTTACTGTTGACTGCTGTTATGTCACTTTCTCTTCCGGCATGTGGAAATGCATCCGGGGATAAAAGTAGTTCGGGAGATAAGACAGTTTCCGGAAAGGACAGTAAAGGAAAGGTAGAGATCAACTTCTTCCATCGCTGGCCCAACGATCCGAAGAATGCGATGTTCCAGGGATTAATCAAAGAATATATGGATGAGAATCCGAATGTTACGATTAAGATGGATGCAATCCTGAATGATCAGTATAAGGAAAAAATTCGCATGGTCGTGACGACAGATGAGATTCCGGATGTTTTTTCATCCTGGTCGGGAACCTTCGCACAGGAGATGATCAATTCAGGAAATGTAATGGAATTGAACGAGATCTATGACGATGATACGCAATGGTCGTCGAAGATTGCCAAAGCCAGTGTTGACGGATTTACTTTCGATGATAAGATCTATGGAATACCCTGGTCACAGGACGGGAAGGTCTTCTTCTATAATAAAAAGATCTTTGAGGAGACTAAACTTGAAACGCCCAAGACATGGAAGGAATTTATAAACGTGCTGGATGAGTTGAAAAAGTCTGGTTATGAAACTCCGGTTGTGGAAGGTTTATCGGACAGCTGGGCAGTTCTTCATTATCTCGGAACCATGAATCAGAGAATGGTAGATCCAAAGGTACTGGAGAAGGATTACGATTCGAAGACAGGTGAATTCACAGATCCCGCTTATCAGGAAGTTTTGGAAAAGTGGAAACAGCTTACTTCCTATATGGGAGAGGAAAGCGTTGCGATCGACCACGAGACAGCCAGAAATACGAAGTTTGCCACAGGTGAGGCACCAATCATGTATATGCAGCTTGCCGAAATACCTATGCTTGAAAAATCGATTCCGGAAGGCTTTGAATATGGATTTTTTAATTTCCCGGCATTTGAGGAGGGAAAAGGAGATCCACAAGCACTGACAGGTGCACCAGAAGGCTTCATGATCAGTAAAAATGCAAAGAATCCGGAAGAATGTGTAAAGTTCTTAAAATGGCTCGTCAGCAAAAACGGCGGAGCAGAGCTTACGAAACAAAGCGGCGAGATTTCCAGTGTTGACGGAGCTGTGGATGAATCAAGTGCATTGCCATCGCAGCTGGAAGCTATGGAGATCATAAAATCAGCATCGACACTTTCTCCATGGTTTGACAATGCATGTGACCCTTCGGTTTATACTGTATACGGACAGGGAGCACAGGCAATTGTCACGGGGGATGAAACTCCTCAAAGTGTTATGGAACAAGTACAAGAGGCTGCTGCCAGCCTGCATTGA